The Dyadobacter sp. 676 DNA window CCTCGTCCAGCACGGAAATATCCGCGACCAGTTTCACATCCACCACCGATCCCTTACCTGCGGCCACTTCCTGACTTTTATAACCGATAAAGGAAAAGATCAGCCGGGCGTCGTCGGAAGTAACATTAATGGAATAACTTCCGTCCACATCGGTACTCGAGCCGGTGGTGGTACCTTTCAGTTGCACATTGACCCCCGGCAGCGGCTCGTTTTTTTCGTCCGTCACCTTTCCGGATATTTTTCTGGACTGCTGGGCAATGACATCCGCATTGCCCGGCAGTACCAGTAACAACAACCAAAGAGCGTACCTACAAAGAGAAAGATTTAATAAAATTTTCTTTTGCATAATTATTAGCTTAGAAGGTTTTGCAACACGAGTATTTGACAAAATTACCTTCTAGCAAATCTGGGTTCCGCTACTTTTGTTTGCTTTTGTAATACTATTTTTCAAGCGGATATGTGCGGGCTGTTACTCGCTTCGCAAACTCTTTACAGGGTCGGTTAATGCGGCGCGGAAGCTCTGCAAACTGACCGTCAGCAAGGCGATGGCGATCATGAGCGCACCCGCTGCCAGGAAGAGTCCCCATGATATACCGACTTTAAACTCGAAATTCTGCAACCACCGATGTATTCACGCAATTGGGGAAGCGTTCGGTTACCTGACGACCGTCACCTTCAGAAAAGTGGCAGGAATGGAGGTCGTGTTTTTGTCGCCGCTCCTGTTCTGGCTCTCGAAAAGGACTTCGAGCTCCTGTTGCAGCTCGGCTTCCCTACCATCCTTCGCGGCGGCTTCGAACGCATTCATCGTGGGGCCGTAGAACTTCCTGAATCTTTCGAGGAAGGCGGCCGGCGGAATGGGCGCCTCGAATGTGAATGTTTCCCGGCTGAACGAGATGTTATTTTTCTGTGCCCCTGCCGCCGCAAAGCGTTCCGTTACCTCCTTTTCAACACCCCATAACATAGGGCTGATAAACCCTTCCGGCGGTGCGGGGGTGTATGCCGAGCTCACGCGCAGGATCTGCGCCACCAGCGTAGGGTCACCGGGAATCCAGTTGCCCATTATGATCTTCCCGCCCGGGCGCGTCACGCGGAACATTTCCCTCGCTACGTCGAACGGTTTCGGCGCGAACATTGCTCCGAATACGCTTACGACGAGATCGAACGATCCGTCGGGAATGTCGTTCAGATCGACTGCATCGCCTTCACGGAAAGAAATATTGGTCAGCCCTTCCTCTTTCGCACGGCGGTTTCCCGCCTCCACGAGGTTCCGGGCGATATCGACGCCCTGCACATTGGCACCGAGCTTCGCTGCCGGGATTGCGGTAGTACCGTCCCCGCAGCCGAGATCGAGCACATCCATTCCTTTTTCGATTCCCAATCCGGCCACCAGTTCGGCACCGCTCCGGCGCATGGTTTCGGCCAGACGTGTGAAATCACCTTTTTCCCACAATGCTTTGTTTGGATTCATTTCGTTTTGTTTTTGTTGAAAATACGACCGCAAGTTCCGTACGCCGGGTTAGGTGCCCAATACTGATTAATCAGTATGCGGGATCGGGAAGCGCTCTCCAAAGAAGCTTTCACAGGCCAAATATAGGTTCATAATCAACCTATTATGCAGCTTTTATCTTTTTTCGAGTTAACGGAAAAACGCGGCGGTATTTCGAGTAAACGGCGGCGACCGGCCTCGTGGATCTGACTACCCATGAGGTCGCTACCGAACAACGAATCAACCCACCCGGGGATTGATGTAAGAGCCTATTCGGCTTTTTTGCGAAAATAAAGCACTGCAACGATAATCAGGATCAGGGCAGCCACGATGATGGGAACATACATAACGCTCGATTTTTGGTGGATTCTGCGTCTATAATTTCAGGTCAACCGGTTTTGCGGTGCGGGCCGCTTCGTAAATGGCCATAAGTATCTTCACGTCCCTGAGCCCCATTTCTCCCGGCACGCGGGTCGGCTTGTTGTTGAGAATGCAATTGGCGAAATCGTCCATTTGCAACGCCTGCTGATTCACGTTTTCCAGCCCCATTGGCCCCTGAGAAGTCTTGCCTTTAATGCCTTTGTACTCGTAGGCCGGTTCCAGTTCGTACCATCCCGTTTTACCCTCGACGCGCAGGCGGTTGCCGCTTCCGACATAGGCGGTACGGCAGTTCGCAACAGCGCCGCCTGGAAATTCCAGTTGAAAGTCGATAGACTGCTCCACCTCGGCAAACTTGTCCACATCCGTTTTCGGTCCTTCTTTCGCCAATACCCTGACCGGATTGGCGCCTGCCGAGTAAAGCGCGCCCTGCACGCAATAGATACCCAGGTCCATCAGCGGCCCTCCACCCGATCGTTCACGGTCGAGCCGCCAAACGCCTTTCTCCATTTCCTGGCTGTTTTCGGCCACAATTTTCCGGACATCGCCGTACATTTTCTTTTTTCCGAATTCCATAAAAGTGCGGTGATGCGGCTCGAAATGCAGCCTGTACCCGATCGACAGCATCTTTCCGGCCTGCTTGCAGGCGGCGATCATCGCCTCGCAATCCTCAACACTGGTTGCCATTGGTTTTTCGCAGATCACATGTTTACCGGCTTTGGCCGCCCGGATCGTGTAAGTCGCATGCAGCGCGTTGGGCGTAACCACGTAAACGATGTCGATATCGGGATTGTCCCGGATAGAATCCATGTTCTGGTAATTGTAGATGTTCTTATCCGGTATTTTATACTTGTCTTTCCATTTCCCGATTTTCCCGGGCGTTCCCGTGATGATCCCCGTCAACCGGCATCGCTGAGTTTTTTCGAGCGCCGGCGCCAGCTGTTCCTCGCTGTATTTTCCCAAACCCAGCAGAGCGACGCCCAGTTTTTTGTCCTGGGGAAAAAATGGGGCCTCTTCCGGCGCGTAATGGGCCGCAGCCTGACCGATCCCTATCAAACCCATTGCCGGGACGATCATCGCCGTTTGCTGTAAAAACTGTCTTCTTGGAAGCACTATTTTCATAATTAACCTGATTTTGGTAAACAAACCTGCCCGGAACCGGCATCCCTCGCATATTTGCATGCGCTGCCGAGCGCCACATTAACGGGTCCGAAAAATTCAGGCGCTTTCACCTCCCAAAACCATGCCAGCAGCGCTCCTGCGCGCCGGCCGCTGAAAATCCCCGCTTTCCCCGCGGAATGGGTACGCTTCACACCAAATCACCCCGGCCTCATAGTAGCCAAATATGTCCCGACATGCCGCGGAACGAATTTTGTAGACGCCGCGCATCGAAAAAATTGGGGAAATCATGCAAAACCAGAAAGACAAAAACACAGACGAGGCCGTAAAAAAGGCGCTCGAAAGCGGCAGGAACGCCAACGACAATTTCCAGGAGGGCGAAGTGGACCGGTACGGCGCTGAATCATCCCGGGAAATACAGGAGCGCGACGAAATCAAGGGCGGTGCCGGCCAGCATGGCAAGGACAGGAACCGCAACGACGATTTCGATCATGACAACGATTAAGAAATTACACCAGTCAACCAAACATACTTATGGATACCAGAGACTATCCCGCAGATCTGTCGAATGTAATTTTCACGGATCTGCAAGGCATCAGGCGCAGGGGCATTTACAAAAGAGGCCAGGGTTTCCAGGAGATTTCCGAAACCGAGATACCGCGGGAACAGGAATCCTTCTTTCCTGAGAACGATATCGTAAAGTGGGAATACGAGCCGGAAAGCCAATCTGAATGATCCAGTGCGGGCTCCACGCCTGGTCCCACCTTAAAAACTATACGCCTACCTGCCGTTACAATGAAAAAAGAAGACATTATACCGGGAGACTGGTACCGGATCCTCTTTGGGGAAACACCGGTCGCTTTCCTGGCCGAAATATTCCTCAGAACCATTATTATGTACGTTGTGCTGCTCGTCACCGTGCGGATGATGGGCAAGCGTATGGGCGGCCAGCTCACCATTTCCGAGTTGGCCGTAATGATCACCCTCGGTGCCATTGTTTCGCCGGGCATGCAAATGCCGCAAACCGGTTTGTTGCTTTGTACCCTGATCCTGCTTTGCGCCCTGCTGTTCCAACGTGGCCTCAACCTGCTGGAATATAAAAGCGAGCGCTTCGAGCACATCAGTCAGGGAAAATTGAGTACGCTGGTCAAGGACGGCATAATGCAGCTGGATGAAATGCATGTTACCAAGGTTTCGCGCCAGCAGCTGTTCGCGGCGCTGCGCAACAGGCAAATCTACAACCTCGGCGATGTCGATCGCGTGTACCTCGAAGCCTGCGGACTGTTCAGCGTCTACCGCCACGCCACGCCACGGGCCGGCCTTCCGCTGTTTCCGCCCCACGATCCGGATATCGCCGGCTTCGGACAGGCGCCCACCGGACATACGCTCGTGTGCGCCAACTGCGGCAAGGTCGCCGAAGGGCCCGACAGTAACCGGCCTTGCCCCGTATGCGACGCCACGCAATGGGGTGAGGCCACTATCTCGAATTCCAATCAACCCGCGAGCACGGCCCTATGAAAAAAGAAGACATTCATTTCGGAGACTGGCAACGCATGTTCCTGGGCGACGTGCCGGGGGGATTTTACTGGGAAGTGGTATTGCGGATTGCGATTATTTACATTGTCCTGATGGTATCGATGCG harbors:
- a CDS encoding class I SAM-dependent methyltransferase; protein product: MNPNKALWEKGDFTRLAETMRRSGAELVAGLGIEKGMDVLDLGCGDGTTAIPAAKLGANVQGVDIARNLVEAGNRRAKEEGLTNISFREGDAVDLNDIPDGSFDLVVSVFGAMFAPKPFDVAREMFRVTRPGGKIIMGNWIPGDPTLVAQILRVSSAYTPAPPEGFISPMLWGVEKEVTERFAAAGAQKNNISFSRETFTFEAPIPPAAFLERFRKFYGPTMNAFEAAAKDGREAELQQELEVLFESQNRSGDKNTTSIPATFLKVTVVR
- a CDS encoding Gfo/Idh/MocA family oxidoreductase gives rise to the protein MKIVLPRRQFLQQTAMIVPAMGLIGIGQAAAHYAPEEAPFFPQDKKLGVALLGLGKYSEEQLAPALEKTQRCRLTGIITGTPGKIGKWKDKYKIPDKNIYNYQNMDSIRDNPDIDIVYVVTPNALHATYTIRAAKAGKHVICEKPMATSVEDCEAMIAACKQAGKMLSIGYRLHFEPHHRTFMEFGKKKMYGDVRKIVAENSQEMEKGVWRLDRERSGGGPLMDLGIYCVQGALYSAGANPVRVLAKEGPKTDVDKFAEVEQSIDFQLEFPGGAVANCRTAYVGSGNRLRVEGKTGWYELEPAYEYKGIKGKTSQGPMGLENVNQQALQMDDFANCILNNKPTRVPGEMGLRDVKILMAIYEAARTAKPVDLKL
- a CDS encoding YetF domain-containing protein, which encodes MKKEDIIPGDWYRILFGETPVAFLAEIFLRTIIMYVVLLVTVRMMGKRMGGQLTISELAVMITLGAIVSPGMQMPQTGLLLCTLILLCALLFQRGLNLLEYKSERFEHISQGKLSTLVKDGIMQLDEMHVTKVSRQQLFAALRNRQIYNLGDVDRVYLEACGLFSVYRHATPRAGLPLFPPHDPDIAGFGQAPTGHTLVCANCGKVAEGPDSNRPCPVCDATQWGEATISNSNQPASTAL